In Engraulis encrasicolus isolate BLACKSEA-1 chromosome 15, IST_EnEncr_1.0, whole genome shotgun sequence, the following proteins share a genomic window:
- the LOC134463696 gene encoding protein phosphatase 1H-like translates to MLTRVKSAVANFMGGIMAGTSNGDHLGGTDLPLKFPYMRPEFLGLSPDEIECSADHIARPILILKETKRLPWATGYAEVINAGKSSLNEDQACCEIVAVQKRSNTGCNTPSRTPTAKRRSSLPNGEGHSLREQAEPEGLLFHYWGLFDGHAGSGAAVVASRLLQHHIVEQLQDVLEVLLNFASLPPTCLGEEPLNNHSTPGGGHRGTVTRAASLRTGSGAPGSPCTPPPPRFFTEKKIQHESLVIGALENAFKEMDIQIEQEKQVYHITGGCTALAVLYLLGKLYVANAGDSRAIIIKNGEVIPMSTEFTPESERQRLQFLGFMQPHLLGGEFTHLEFPRRVQRKEVGKRMLYRDFTMNGWAYKTIEDEDLRFPLVYGEGKKARVMATIGVTRGLGDHDLKVHDSNIYIKPFLSCCPEVKVYNLTQFEHGADDVLVMGTDGLWDVLSNEEVADAVTSFLANCDPDDLHRYTMAAQDLVMRARGVLRDRGWRITNERLGSGDDISVYIIPLMYGNRQI, encoded by the exons ATGCTCACACGGGTAAAATCTGCGGTAGCCAATTTCATGGGAGGCATCATGGCTGGGACCTCCAACGGTGACCACCTCGGTGGCACAGACCTGCCGCTCAAATTCCCTTACATGAGACCCGAGTTCCTTGGACTGTCGCCGGACGAAATAGAGTGCTCCGCGGACCATATCGCCCGTCCCATTCTCATTTTGAAAGAGACGAAACGATTGCCTTGGGCTACGGGTTATGCAGA GGTGATTAACGCGGGGAAGAGTTCTCTAAATGAGGACCAGGCGTGCTGTGAGATCGTGGCGGTGCAGAAACGCTCCAACACAGGATGCAACACTCCCAGCAGAACGCCCACCGCCAAGAGGAGATCCTCACTGCCCAACGGAGAGGGCCACAGTCTCAGGGAACAAGCT GAGCCCGAGGGCCTGCTGTTCCACTACTGGGGGCTGTTTGACGGCCACGCGGGCTCGGGGGCGGCGGTGGTGGCCTCCAGGCTCCTGCAGCACCACATCGTGGAGCAGCTCCAAGACGTCCTGGAGGTGCTGCTCAACTTCGCCTCGCTGCCCCCCACCTGCCTGGGCGAGGAGCCCCTCAACAACCACTCCACACCGGGGGGTGGCCACCGGGGGACCGTGACGCGGGCCGCCTCTCTCCGGACAGGCTCAGGGGCACCGGGGTCCCCCTGCACCCCTCCCCCACCGCGCTTCTTTACAGAGAAGAAGATACAGCACGAGAGCCTGGTCATCGGGGCTCTGGAGAATGCCTTCAAAGAGATG GATATCCAAATTGAGCAGGAGAAGCAGGTGTATCACATAACGGGAGGATGCACTGCCCTGGCCGTTCTCTACCTGCTAGGGAAGCTGTACGTGGCTAACGCAGGGGACAGCAG agCCATCATTATAAAAAATGGAGAGGTGATCCCCATGTCCACAGAATTCACTCCAGAGTCAGAAAGGCAACGGCTGCAGTTCCTG GGCTTCATGCAGCCTCACTTGCTGGGAGGGGAGTTCACACACCTGGAGTTCCCTCGCCGCGTGCAGAGGAAGGAGGTGGGGAAGAGGATGCTGTACCGAGACTTCACCATGAACGGCTG GGCGTATAAAACGATTGAGGACGAGGACCTGAGATTTCCTTTAGTATATGGAGAAGGCAAAAAG gCTCGGGTGATGGCTACAATTGGGGTGACAAGAGGCCTTGGAGACCATGACCTTAAAGTGCACGATTCAAACATCTACATCAAACCCTTCCTTTCCTGCTGCCCAGAG GTAAAAGTGTACAACCTGACCCAGTTTGAGCATGGGGCGGACGACGTGCTGGTGATGGGAACAGATGGCCTTTGGGATGTCCTGTCAAATGAGGAAGTAGCTGATGCAGTCACGTCATTCCTGGCCAACTGCGATCCTGATGATTTACACAG GTACACCATGGCGGCCCAGGACCTTGTGATGCGAGCGCGGGGCGTGCTGAGGGACCGAGGCTGGAGGATCACCAACGAGAGACTGGGCTCCGGAGACGACATCTCAGTCTACATCATCCCCCTGATGTACGGCAACCGGCAAATCTAA